The proteins below are encoded in one region of Anoplopoma fimbria isolate UVic2021 breed Golden Eagle Sablefish chromosome 19, Afim_UVic_2022, whole genome shotgun sequence:
- the LOC129108627 gene encoding protogenin B-like, giving the protein MAKFKMKVYQHWPFIVLFLPLSSVLCFSELSFITEPSDVTLLPKDPAVLDCQAHGLPPVTIKWLKNGVKLAESERIQFLPNGSLYIPKIKHTKEDSDEGFYQCLSQNKYGAILSQRSRLTIASISEFVLHPVPMVVTEASLARFSCAVTSSPPATITWELNQSTLPLRTDRLTVLPNGVLQIHNVQLEDAGQYRCVATNIGSRSKSREATLTVNQGAGPKPRQRPRIIAGPQNVTVSLRQTVVLECAATGNPWPIISWSRADSKPIDVYNAKVLGNGNLVITDVNSKHSGVYLCRATTPGTRNYTIAAANLTVLVPPSIVERPESQTRPRAGTARFMCQAEGVPPPRISWLKNGEEVHLNGRIKMYNSKLVITQIIPEDDAIYQCMAESEQGSVLSLARLIVVMSEDRPSAPRNIHAETISSSAILLAWERPLYNADKVIAYSIHYMKAEGLNNEEYQIVIGNDTTSYIIDDLEPARNYSFYIVAYMPMGASRMSDQVSQHTLEDVPLRTPELSLISQSSSDIQVIWQPLPAKVSRGRLSAYRLSYRTAADSAVTSVELPQNSTEYLLEGLQPDTIYLLRMAAATRVGWCEPSAWTSHRTPKTSSSKVPSAPTLQLEPFNCTSIVACWQTSPQSVVVQGYRLCYHEEGQPEQPIIQLQAQTYTYTLSGLDPRRKYHVKILAVSQAGDGYQTDQTISTPGCVSARDQLAAAPPPPGRMTVLANNSSAVSLSWSRPAFPSGKAVSYTFRCTPVGTHNASAIRYLQTTRQSVMVQNLDPNTRYEFVVRLHVDQMSSPWSSVVYHQTLPAAPSQPPAGVRVTLIEDDTALVSWRAPTEPNLVVTRYTILYASQKAWMAGRWQILQREGSHTMALLEKLEAGNVYLVKISASNQVGDGPFSNIVELALKRVYTHRSKNPRHSDNNNFPDTTALSDGLYHIDQRSMTGIIVGVSIALACIVMCALILISKGRPRKSSSHKVIAVGAVEGPHAGLSLPNQHHTENVDALIPMISHHFLDSKVGDNMMINSAGPISSKNQRKTWLLFKRDIRDPAESDAERRASLYEAGKTVLRYEEQLGSAPLPPSSREIIYGPYHSESSHSSEGSQETGDSGHYSNEESNEEMSNPSTSQSSRPESFGPDDVPTAADLKQSFDVENEKMLSHPLHHSAPGATRFCCISEGSHPALHTSQAVGS; this is encoded by the exons ATGGCGAAATTTAAGATGAAGGTGTACCAGCACTGGccgtttattgttttgtttcttcctttATCAA GTGTTTTATGTTTCAGCGAGTTGTCCTTCATCACAGAGCCCAGTGATGTCACCTTACTACCAAAGGACCCTGCTGTCTTGGACTGTCAGGCTCATGGGCTGCCTCCGGTCACCATCAAGTGGCTGAAGAATGGAGTTAAGTTGGCAGAAAGTGAGCGCATACAGTTTCTGCCCAACGGCTCCTTGTACATACCAAAGATAAAGCATACCAAGGAGGATTCAGATGAAGGATTCTACCAGTGCCTCTCCCAGAACAAATATGGAGCTATCCTAAGCCAAAGATCACGTCTGACTATCGCCA gCATCTCAGAGTTCGTGTTGCATCCTGTGCCTATGGTGGTGACTGAGGCCTCATTGGCACGATTCTCCTGTGCTGTCACCTCTAGCCCTCCTGCCACCATCACCTGGGAGCTCAACCAAAGCACATTACCACTACGAACAGACAG ACTAACAGTTTTGCCCAACGGAGTCCTTCAGATCCACAATGTGCAATTGGAAGATGCTGGACAGTATCGATGTGTGGCAACTAACATCGGTAGCCGTTCGAAAAGTAGAGAGGCCACACTCACAGTCAACCAAG GTGCAGGCCCTAAACCACGTCAGAGGCCCAGAATCATTGCAGGACCTCAGAATGTCACAGTTTCTCTTCGCCAAACTGTGGTGCTGGAGTGTGCTGCCACAGGCAATCCCTGGCCCATAATCTCCTGGAGCCGTGCTGACAGTAAACCCATCGATGTGTACAACGCCAAAGTGCTGGGCAATGGAAACCTTGTTATTACTGATGTCAATTCCAAGCACAGTGGAGTCTACCTCTGCAGGGCCACCACCCCTGGAACCCGCAACTACACTATTGCTGCAGCCAACCTCACAGTTCTAG TGCCACCATCCATTGTCGAGAGGCCAGAGAGCCAGACCCGTCCAAGAGCAGGCACTGCCCGGTTTATGTGCCAAGCAGAGGGAGTGCCTCCGCCACGCATCAGCTGGCTAAAGAATGGAGAAGAGGTTCACTTAAATGGGAGGATTAAGATGTACAACAG TAAATTGGTGATTACCCAGATCATCCCCGAAGATGATGCCATCTATCAGTGCATGGCAGAGAGTGAACAGGGTTCTGTGCTGTCCTTGGCTCGCCTTATTGTTGTCATGTCCGAGGACAGGCCCAGTGCACCAAGAAATATCCATGCGGAGACCATCTCAAGCTCTGCTATCTTACTGGCCTGGGAGAGACCTCTCTACAATGCAGACAAAGTCATTGCCTACTCCATCCATTACATGAAGGCTGAAG GTCTAAACAACGAAGAATACCAAATCGTTATTGGAAACGACACGACCAGTTATATCATTGATGACCTTGAGCCAGCTCGAAACTACAGCTTTTACATCGTTGCCTATATGCCAATGGGAGCCAGTCGTATGTCAGACCAAGTCAGTCAACATACCCTGGAGGATG TGCCTTTGCGTACCCCAGAGCTAAGTCTGATCAGCCAGAGCTCCTCAGATATTCAGGTGATTTGGCAGCCGCTGCCCGCCAAGGTGAGCCGCGGTCGGTTGTCTGCATACAGACTATCCTATCGCACAGCTGCGGACAGTGCTGTCACCTCTGTGGAGTTACCTCAGAACAGCACCGAATATCTGCTGGAGGGCCTGCAGCCTGACACCATCTACCTGCTTCGCATGGCTGCGGCCACCCGTGTGGGCTGGTGTGAGCCTTCGGCATGGACCTCACACCGCACACCTAAGACCTCCAGCAGCAAAG TGCCTTCAGCCCCTACGCTTCAACTTGAGCCCTTTAACTGCACCTCCATTGTTGCATGCTGGCAAACCTCCCCACAATCTGTGGTTGTCCAGGGTTACCGGCTGTGTTACCATGAAGAAGGCCAACCAGAGCAGCCAATTATCCAGCTGCAGGCTCAAACCTATACCTACACCCTCAGTGGCCTTG ACCCAAGGAGAAAGTATCATGTCAAGATTCTGGCTGTCAGTCAAGCTGGAGATGGCTATCAGACAGACCAAACAATTAGCACTCCgggatgtgtgt CGGCTAGAGACCAACTGGCAGCAGCCCCTCCGCCTCCAGGTCGTATGACTGTCTTGGCCAACAATTCATCTGCAGTGTCTTTAAGCTGGAGCCGTCCTGCTTTCCCCTCTGGAAAGGCTGTCAGCTATACATTTCGTTGTACACCTGTGGGCACCCACAACGCCTCTGCTATACGATACCTACAAAC TACCAGACAGAGTGTGATGGTTCAGAATTTGGATCCAAACACTCGCTATGAGTTTGTTGTGCGTCTTCATGTGGACCAGATGTCGAGTCCCTGGAGTTCTGTTGTTTACCATCAGACTCTTCCAGCAG CACCTAGCCAGCCACCTGCAGGAGTGCGAGTAACTCTGATCGAGGATGACACTGCTCTGGTGTCCTGGAGGGCGCCCACAGAGCCCAACCTGGTGGTTACGCGCTATACCATCCTGTACGCATCCCAGAAAGCCTGGATGGCGGGACGCTGGCAAATATTGCAGAGGGAGG GAAGCCACACGATGGCCCTGCTGGAGAAGCTGGAGGCAGGGAATGTTTACCTGGTGAAAATCTCTGCCTCTAACCAGGTCGGCGACGGGCCTTTCTCTAACATTGTGGAGCTGGCACTGAAGCGAGTCTACACCCACCGCAGCAAGAACCCCAGGCACTCTGACAACAACAACTTCCCTGATACAACAG CCTTATCTGATGGTCTCTACCACATAGACCAGAGGTCTATGACAGGGATCATTGTTGGTGTGAGCATCGCCTTGGCCTGTATTGTTATGTGTGCCTTAATCCTCATCAGTAAGGGCAGACCAAG AAAATCCTCCAGTCACAAAGTCATTGCTGTTGGAGCTGTTGAAGGTCCACATGCTGGTTTGTCCCTGCCCAATCAACACCACACAGAGAATGTTGACGCCCTTATACCCATGATAAGTCACCACTTTCTAGATTCCAAG GTCGGAGATAATATGATGATAAATAGTGCCGGTCCAATCAGCAGCAAGAATCAACGCAAGACGTGGCTGCTCTTCAAGAGGGATATCAGGGATCCAGCTGAAAGTGAT GCTGAGAGGAGAGCCAGCTTGTATGAGGCTGGAAAGACAGTTTTGAGGTACGAGGAGCAGTTAGGCTCGGCTCCTTTGCCACCTTCGTCACGGGAGATCATCTACGGACCTTATCACTCGGAGAGCTCTCACTCCAGTGAGGGCAGCCAAGAGACGGGAGACTCTGGACACTACTCCAACGAAGAAAGCAACGAAGAGATGAGCAACCCTTCGACCAGCCAAAGCTCCCGACCGGAATCTTTTGGGCCCGACGATGTCCCCACAGCCGCTGATCTGAAGCAGTCTTTTGACGTGGAAAATGAGAAGATGTTGAGCCATCCCCTCCATCACTCCGCCCCCGGTGCTACTCGCTTCTGCTGCATCTCAGAGGGCTCTCATCCTGCCCTGCACACGTCGCAAGCGGTCGGCTCCTGA